The DNA region tacACTCTATTTTACctattgatgctgctgtaacaaactgtctgctttcccttaatttggtagCGAtgtttccactctattttaccaattgattcTGCTGTaaaaaactgtctgctttcccttaatttggcagtgatgtcaattttgtttatcatgtgccttttctttatttatctatttgaataatttctcatcttccctgtaaattgccctcaatacaatctaagcttgtttgttacctctatttattaactattgttaatttctttatctacttcataaattactatctttcttttacttttgattctttacatagtatatttccttcactgtcaattgttttgaaacttcacctctTTCTTAAGCAAGGTtggagcccttactcaatttatggaatgataaaaggattaacacaaacattactattgtacttttggtaaacttttataacatgcttaggaccaaaaattgtaacaaaacaccgcgacaaaagaaatagcaacagataaacacgacttaaCATTAGGGaatatttcaggagaaaacaatacacagtaaaatatcaactagtttttgaattcaaactaaaaataaaacagtttttgctttaatgaaaattgataggcacactttgaatggttaggcgcttatacttacatcaaaccctacgtaatgtaccacccccggccgagttaaaatgcgtaaccggaaaagaaggtgtgcatgcctggcacgaacactcaaagcgtgttctagcgtgctgctcgtactgactcagagcaagggtgagatgtaggtgtaagggcagtgcgtgttcgttgggaacctggtgcataagatcggtcaaggcccgttcttacactgaaaattgcgaattgcgaatttttggtcctaagcatgttataaaagtttaccaaaagtacaatagtaatatttgtgttaattatttgatcattccataaattgagtaagggctcgaacctcatttgtttgaagaaaagggtgaagattgaaaacaatggacagtgaaagaaatatactatttgaagaatcaatcgtaaaagaaagatagtaatttattaagtagataaagaaattaacattaaataataaatagaggtaataaacaagcttagattgtattgagggcaatttagaggaaagatgagaaattattcaaatagataaataaagaaaaggcacatgataaacaaaattgacatcgctgccaaattaagggaaagcagaaagtatgttacaagtagagtgaaaaagcgttgagaaataagagaatcaaatgaataaaatcgaaatcaaatggaggatagtaaacagaagccgcgttagaaaatcagtgaaacaaaataaacagaagatagatggtagctgagaatgaagagaagagaaatccCGTTGTGCGATGAtttaggtacatccacagcagttgactcaacatactgcgaatcaaaacaatagcgtctacaatcacaaattacttccctttcccacattgtcgcgcccctttgttttagccgtctcgactttgatccgcggtggtcaaaggtttacgatccgtttccacaggccaccagctaggtcatcatgaaaaccaagccaacgtggagatAAGAAAATAGGatacttgcaaggaaccagagctatactgtcttgatcaagaatgatctaacaggactacgctgccgttctacgcataattgtcccatgtcagtttttgacgattttgactttatgccatttttaagtttagtatgatgtgtactttaagaaaaacacataaaatctggtactttgttcggaaactcatcaaaaacaacaccaagtctgtttgtcccatcgttgaacttctacgcataattgtcccaccatgtattttttacacggaatcattagttttactaagcattatgctttgtttacctgttgtatagcaagaggatcacacaaaagggtgataaactgctaactggggcgataagggacacatagggcgaataggaacccttgggacaattatgcgtagaaacacagaaatcggtcgaaaaatttcaatcgcgtttttctcagttgcacttttttgaacatgggacaattatgcgtagaacggcagtacggatgtagtcagtgacgctccttccaggatgttcctcgcctgagcgtcaactgaagaggtatcatcagcatcattcgcacttggcctgccaTTGTCCTTACAAACTTTATAGAAAAACCATCCGTgactgtctaaatatttttggagttgagcctgcgcagaagtTTTGTTGGTTGgtgttatttaatttaaaaggaaaaaaataattttataaaactcaaattcataaaacctttaaaaaaatcctaaattgcgAAATGAATTATTTGCCGCCATCTTAAATTACAGAAAACCACATAATTTTAGAGGTTTTTGTAGTCGTGTTTTTTACGAtccaaattttgagaaaaattaaaataaacgtGACTCGCTTGTGCGGAGTGAAATTTTGGTGaggatttcggataatcgagtacgATCtctattaaaattttccaagtttCCAGATTATAGAAtattccgttttttttaatttcaccccCTTTCTTCAATATCggcccaaaaaatcattttttttatttttcaaatatattttctttaatctttttaagttttttttattttaattatttaatttatttatttatttttttaatgctttcttttttttaatttagagattttttttcaattatcttaaatttttaatttattttttttaaattctagcttttttaatttttgtttaggctggtacaaatatttttaagtttttgtcaccccccccttcaaaattgacccgaaaaatcagggggcaaaaaaatatttttacaataaacttcaaaatttcaatgaaaattcaagtgcaaccagctgaaatcaaattaaaatacattcttctgcgttttaaatcatttttagcatgtttgggtttattaaaaaatcttaagattttttgaaaattttcgatgcaaaatcttttttttcgatacaatttttgtttttgtcagatcttagattttttgaaaactaatgattgcaaaacaactgaacaagtgtaaaatgcattttaaaacacatttttcatttaaatgtgtagactatggcttgttatttaaatttttatatttttttatttttttgcccccccccttgacctcggccagggccgagggacaaaaacttttttaaatatttgcatcggccttgtttctttttaatttttgaattaattaattttttttttaaatttttattttatttttttccatttttttaaatttttttatatttttattttttaacatattttacaatttaaaaattgtttttttttcgtgcatcATTTCATTTGCCACGGTAGCAAACCAgcagatttgtttttaaatttcgcCCCCTCTCTTCAATGTCggctcaaaaaatctttttaagtattattttttaaaatctagtttaagtttttattatttttttattttttttttaatttttttaatgctttcatttttttaatttcgagtttttttttaattatcttagtttttataattttattttttttaaattttaaagctattttaatttttgtaatttttttttattttttttttttgaatttttttttatttttttttctttgattctctaccaaaaacaaaaattttcaaaactctttttcgtaaaatcgcgataactcgtgatgtttataaacaaaccccttatgtctatatatcaaaatttttttaattgtctgctctacaactttgtagaacattgttacactctaaaaaataaccctgcaaagttaaaaaaaacacgaaattttaaaatgaaaaaaattgttctaaatgaaaaatgacccttctgggtcaatgtagattcgaaaagtacattaaatttcccataaaataacatgttccaaatttttttacagtcgagtaacggaaaatgggagaatttttaaaacttttttagtgtttttttcgatgaaaaatacgttttttcggaattctgagtacgccatcaaatcgggcgtctaattttacataaaagtccctttgacaccaaatttttatctcatcaccgtttcaggctgcaaattattgaaaaacaccacttttttcgcatgttcaaaaatggaaggggtcgtaccgcccctccgtcacgagatatcaaaaaacggacctctgattcgtgatcagggacaaaagttaccccttaggacaaagcttCACGCaagtcgaagaggggtcggggcaacttttcccgatttcgtgtgagttggtagagaattacccttctataaaacccacgtttacctaggcaaaaacgttgttatggtttcgtttgagcaacctgccaaaaatgtatgggctttcgtaaaaatttttttgatcttttcttTGTAAATTATGTACAATCCTTCTCTCTTCCGCAGTCCACCGGCAACGACAAGTTCCTGATCGACGGGTTCCCGCGCAACGAGGACAACCTGCAGGGCTGGAACCGCCAGATGGGCGACAAGGTGCGCCTGCTGTTCGTGCTGTTCTTCGAGTGCACCGAGGAGCAGTGCATCGCCCGGTGTCTGAAGCGCGGCGAAAGCAGCGGCCGCTCGGACGACAACCCGGAGAGTTTGAAGAAGCGCTTCAACACGTACATCAACGACACGATGCCCATCGTGGATCACTACCGGGCGCAGGATCTGGTCAAGACGATCGACGCCGTGGCCGGACCGGACGAGGTGTTTGACAAGGTGCGGTGTGCGTTCGCGGACGTCGAGTAAGAGGAAGGTAAATTGGGGCggcatttttcttcaaaaataagcGAGCAAGCAGAGCTAtctaatcacacacacacacaccacagtctacaattcaatttcaagtcattccGTACAGTCAACAAACAACTCGAATTGAGCAATTGAAAACTACAaagcaaaaacacacacacacgtggaaagagtatttttttgttgccgAAAGTCTAGCTTGCACTTTCTCAAAGCACCTTAACAGTAAACTGCAACTGCAAATCTTAACAAAACCTTAATACAAAGAGCTATTTAACGCAAAATAAACCAACCAACTGCTGCAGTAAAGTATTACACACAGACACACGCATGATTTAGAAGGGGTTGGCGAAACAAGCAAACACGTAACGTAACGGTAACGAGAAGGTGGTAACGgaatattaaacaaaaatatagtGAATGTGTTAAATGTATAAGCAAGTCAATAGATGAATAAATAAAACCCATTATTGTGCATTTTACCGTGCTGAGCGGAAATCGGGTGCGAGTTTAGAATATTGTTTTGGTAGAAAGTTGAGAAATCCTGATAAAATAACATTCAAATCGATCGCTATGCAAAATTCGCGATTTTTttgtgtaagaacgggccttgacatatcttatgcaccaggttcccggcgaaaacgcactgcccttacaacTATATCCAGGCTTGTTACGGaaggcgcggatcgcgcggatttgctggctattttttttaagcttcattttttgatgtaaaatcgaatttgcaatcaaaaagtgctttagCACTTTACGCGTGGCTTCAAACAAACCAAGCcacgcgtaaagtgcgcgaactgtgacggcaaccataccagcaattaccgcggatgcgtcgcgcgcaaggcttacctcgaggagcaggaaaagtggaagaagaaagcagcagcgtcccaccctcctcagcgaagtacgagcgcagccgttcctgcagctggacagcgtacggttccagcggaaaactcagcgttccctcctggttgggggcgttcgttcgccagcgtggtcgctgccggtagcggcagtacggcccagcaagaagtcaccggggaagatctcttcaccctgccggagttctttgctctcgcggggaagatgatgacgcggtttcggagctgctggaacaaggcggaacaattcctggcccttggggaactgatgatcaaacacatctacgaTAAATaacctgtgatctagatataagctttctcttcccctatgccctttcctttgcaatttctgtaagttttttttttaatttttcttactcttgctagtgccttagttcaagaaataattgttccaaaatggattacggtgcaacacacagctgaaaggaactccaaaactctgttatgcacttcaaaataactcattgtatcttgattactCACCattaaaaccgaattgaattgaattgaagtgctttagtgaaattttgataaagatgaccgttttcaagttaaagccacttttagacaacttttttgaaaatagtcgcaattgggacctaaaatgaagcttagattgctgatattattgtttacaacgataaagcttttttttctgagtacaatgaccttttgtacgaccacaaagagtttaaaatggatttttaaatcaattttgaaacatttacccaataatttagtgcgaaatccaagttagtgggaattgcgcaatatgaatttttgaagaaatagtgatttttggaaaaaatcgaaatttcatccaaaaacaaatttgacgtaactttttagtgtaaaattaaatttacaatcgaaaagtactttacacattttttgataaaggtctctgttttcaagatatacctagccaccgaaagtttgattttagcgaaatatatgctttttcgatttaaaaaaatagtgaccataagtgaccatttcaaaaaaaaaatccaaaaagttctgtaaatttgctataaaattgtctaagaggcattgaagattggacctcgggttgatGAGGTACAATCGCTTTaaggaaaagaaacacgaaaattgaagttttctaaatctcaccaaaacaacctaccattttgtaatgtcgatatctcagcaactaatagtccgattatcaatgtgaaaacataaaacaatcgaaaatttgcgatccttttgaaaaaaatattttggcaaaaaataaatcaagactagcattttaaatgggcgtaatattcaatgtttggtccttttgaaatgttagtcttcgcataccaaaggcaccaaaaaagttgcagccggactaaaaaattcaaaaaaaaaaaatggaatgaccTAAATCTCAGCGAATTGCTCATCTGCTTAATGACTTTGAgaatttattttctttcgagttttgagtaatgtttgtcaattcaaaaattctaaccatgttttattttcaatgtattaaaaaaataagattaaaattttaaagaatcggTATTTCTTGAGTTTGTTTCATAAAGTgctatttggagttttttttaaaggtccaatataccaatttttttgtttttgctttttgggtgtcacccaaaacacccaaaaagcagaaactggaaatttagtttattggacctattcaaaaaaaaaaaaactccagctaTAGACATATGTCCagatttctaaattcaaaatttaaaaaatctgaaatttaaaactctaataaatttggaatttaaaattaaaaaatatcaaaaattgaagaaattagaaattttaaatgtcaaaataaaaatattcagattaaaaacaatcaagaaaacaaaaaataaatttctcaaattcttaaattcctatacactcaacccccggtggttggtcacttttccgtttgacacttttttagtttgtaccccgttggttggtcaaagtcaaactaaaatgtgacgaactgtcacactttacacggcgctcgctcacactatcaaaacaaacgtttgatagtgtgcgtgaactccgtgtaaaaggggtgtcaaactaaaaagtgaccccgttcgtttgacaacagttggtgtcaaaccatcggggtttgagtgtattttatattttgcgaagaaaaattaaaatcaaaaaatcgattCGGTTTTTCTGAGTGACACTTTGGTgagtacgaactgtattttaattttcaaaactaaagatccaggttttttttaaattttatgttttttttaaattatgtttgctTTTTAGATTAACATTTaatgttgaaatttaaatttttgattactTGGTTGCCAacacttttgtttttgctttaccCTCTAGTTTTTCTTCATCCtagcaaaaataataatagtttTCGACGTTTCAAGAATCTGCGTTCAGAGattgaaacattgaaattattattaaacttatttttatgtttgtcgcgaaattaatatttttaatggcACTGATTTTGCGAGGATTCGGTTTTGGGACGGcgcgatttttttcgatttctccgCAACAACCCTGGACTTTAGAAcacttttgttttcaaaaattcgtttgcactcggatttttttttaattttacgtgcatattttttcaatttcaattgttGAATTAGACcgccgaattttttttttaagtttaataacGTCCCGAAATTTTGGgacgttttttttcagaaaacctcAGAATCTACATGAACAAAAAAGGCTTACCAACTTAAACAATCTTATaatcttatttaaaatgtttgggcgcgatgattttttttaatttatccaactacagtccacactcgattatccaaagcctcgattatccgaagtttcgattatccaaaggtttgaaTGGGCATTCGCTTTCTCATGGAGATGGTGATTTTATcagattgcagactggattttgtcatgtatatgtgatgattgtccaAACCAGCTTAGAAATTGATAAAAGGGAATAAAAACCAATTCTACCAGGACAGGACAGGCAACACCATAAAAGCCATCCATTGCGGGCCGCTCCACCATTAACCGGGGAAGGAAAAAGGATGCGGAGCACGGGAAATGtttagcgattgtccacgaacaaaaaaaaatgttttgtatgaaaatatttgtcATTCTCAATCAATTAAAAACCAAACTTCTTtacaataaacaaaactatttattttcccTCACTTCAAACCTCACCTTTTCCTGTTCACAAACTGGTGCCGAAACTGGGCCAACTTGGCATCCGTTATCACCGCACTCACCAACATGCGCTGGCTATCGTCCGGATCGGCGCCCGTCTCCGTTACGGCTGCATTCTTGTACAACCACGCCACCTCGGCGCCTCCCATCGGCACCCGGATGATGATCCGCTGGCGGCCTGTGGATTCGAGGATGTTCTGCTCGATTTTCGCGAGCAGGTCGTTGACCCCGGCGAGAGTTTTGGACGAGACTAGGTGCAGGTTTGACGGCGGGGTGCTGTTTGGGAGCAGGTCCACCTTGTTGCCCACGTTGATGATGTTCGGGGGGTTTTCGTTGTTGGTTCCGGTGGATTTGAGGAGTGCGGCGAGGGTTGATTCGACGTGGTTTTTCTGTTCGGCGTGGTTTGGATGGGAGATGTCCTGCACGTGGATTATGAGGTCGGCGAACATGGCGTCCTCGAGGGTTGCGACGAAGCACTCGATAAGGCCGGTCGGGATGTCGGCCATGAAGCCGACCGTGTCCATGAAGAGCACTTCGAGTTTGGACGGGAGAAGGCCGGCGTGAGCGGTGACGTCCAGGGTGGCGAAGAGTTGGTTTTTAGGCTGCAAGGATTCCTCTTCGGTGAGGGCTTTGATGAGAGAAGTCTTGCCGGCGTTGGTGTAGCCGACAACGGCCACGATCGGGTAGGCCTTTTGTTTGCGCTTGTTGCGGAGGAGCTCTCGGTGGGACCGAATGGCGGTTAGTTGGGTTTTGAGCTTTCGCTCGCGCAGACGGAGCATTTGCTTTTGGGATTCGCTCAGGAAGACGCGTCCTTTGCCGTCCTGGTCTTTTAGTTGGGACCAAATGTACGGAATCTCGGCCATGGCGACCTGCAACTTGGCTTCGGTACTGATGGCGTGCAGTCGGAGGATCTGGATCACGACCGAGTAGCGATCCATAACGGGGAGTTTGAAGTGCTGCTCGAGTAGTTGCTTCTGACTGAAGGTCAGCGTTCCTTTGCTGATGAAGACGCACGTCACCGACTTTCCCGCGGATTGCAGGTTCCGGAGGGTCGATTTGAGCTCGCCCAGCTTTCCGGTGCCAAAGAGTTGTCGCTTCTCTAGCGATTCCAGCGGCACCTTCAGACTGTGCTCGATGGTCCACCGGGGCAACGATCGTACCAGCGCTTCCGCTTCCTGCAGCTGATGTTCAGGATCGCTTGCGACTTTCTTCGGGCCCCACTTGACGTACGGCTGAATGATAAACACGTGCTGCTCGTTCTGTAGCCTCTTCTGGACGTGCATGGCACTGTTGGCCACCGCATCGTACTCGGCGTCGTCCAAATCCACCTCCTGCGAAGATCCTTCCCCATCCTCCTCGCTACCCTCAGCAGCCTTGGCCTGAAACTTGCCCTTGAATCCCTTATACTTACTAGACTCTGTGTATTTACATCTTAAGCTAACAACAGTCCCCAAAACGGGACTTGGAGGTCGTCGACATACGGTCAGTGCCCGCTGCACCATTGGTCGCCAGCATCGCAGTCTGGTCAGCGACGAGGCCATCCTTACGACAATTCCTCCTGCCGGACCTCGTCGTCACCACCTTCCTCAACGTTCGACAGCGCTGTGAACTTGCCCTCCGCGGCCATCCACCCTGCCTGGCAGGAGCTGGTCCGGTCGGCGGTCACCTTGTAGGCCGCTCCCGTCGCAACCAGCGTCGAAATCAGGATGCTGGTCTTCAACGGATAGGGCAACCGCTTCGAGACGAGCTTTTGCAGAAAGTACGTCGTGGAGAATCCTGCGAAATCAAAGAGGATAATATTAAGATCTGCATCACCCACGAGTTGCCTCGCAACCTACCCAAGCAAAAGGTGGCCAGCCCGGTGAACAGGGACCGGGTCATGCACTCCAGGTACGGCGCAAAGCCGGGATGTTTTTCGCGCTGTTGCTCCTTCAGGCGGCGAATGTCGTTCATTGCATTTGCAAGTTACTGCTCGGGTCGTATAGTGATGTAATCGCGCGTTCGCTGCCACAAAACTGTAAACAGAACTTGCACCAAATTCGGGTGGAGAGCCGATTGAAATTACGCCGGCGAGATGTTGATTTGTTGTGAAATTCGGATCGGCCGGACGTTTTTGCTGTTGTTGCGTAAACATCTGCTGCTGTGCGACGAACTGTCAGTTGATGGGTTCAATGAAAAAGGGACTTGGGCTGAACAGTCCGAAAAGACGAATCACAGAACAGTGTTGAACGCagtaataaaatcttttttttttgcaatttcgttttgaaaatagaatattttaaccctcttttaaccattagtggaccccctagtagagccgaagcacatttttcaccaattttcaatattttaagcactttttcataaccctttgtacaaaacaatgaaaattgaagtcttttgaacaattttgactatttgttttatcagtttatttgtttttgagcagaaaaatagccatttgaaaaaagtttctttttcctgttatggaccccttttcctatagtggacccgggtccactataggcaaactgttatttttataccaaatttaaccgatatttgatgttttgatgcatggtgtaggtctaatgatagatataatgaataaaagatagattttgctcacttttcatcataaacaaatatgttt from Culex quinquefasciatus strain JHB chromosome 3, VPISU_Cqui_1.0_pri_paternal, whole genome shotgun sequence includes:
- the LOC119765004 gene encoding putative GTP-binding protein 6, whose translation is MASSLTRLRCWRPMVQRALTVCRRPPSPVLGTVVSLRCKYTESSKYKGFKGKFQAKAAEGSEEDGEGSSQEVDLDDAEYDAVANSAMHVQKRLQNEQHVFIIQPYVKWGPKKVASDPEHQLQEAEALVRSLPRWTIEHSLKVPLESLEKRQLFGTGKLGELKSTLRNLQSAGKSVTCVFISKGTLTFSQKQLLEQHFKLPVMDRYSVVIQILRLHAISTEAKLQVAMAEIPYIWSQLKDQDGKGRVFLSESQKQMLRLRERKLKTQLTAIRSHRELLRNKRKQKAYPIVAVVGYTNAGKTSLIKALTEEESLQPKNQLFATLDVTAHAGLLPSKLEVLFMDTVGFMADIPTGLIECFVATLEDAMFADLIIHVQDISHPNHAEQKNHVESTLAALLKSTGTNNENPPNIINVGNKVDLLPNSTPPSNLHLVSSKTLAGVNDLLAKIEQNILESTGRQRIIIRVPMGGAEVAWLYKNAAVTETGADPDDSQRMLVSAVITDAKLAQFRHQFVNRKR
- the LOC6039132 gene encoding transmembrane protein 141, which translates into the protein MNDIRRLKEQQREKHPGFAPYLECMTRSLFTGLATFCLGFSTTYFLQKLVSKRLPYPLKTSILISTLVATGAAYKVTADRTSSCQAGWMAAEGKFTALSNVEEGGDDEVRQEELS